Proteins from a genomic interval of Xiphophorus maculatus strain JP 163 A chromosome 7, X_maculatus-5.0-male, whole genome shotgun sequence:
- the ercc1 gene encoding DNA excision repair protein ERCC-1 yields the protein MKKRFHIDLDDSAFTKERTPLKPQFQPLSKGQQNTAAPATSATESVTKSSVQPISYADYIVQSKTTTAAAPQGDAPSKLVRAEGAGISSLQSVSSLTGGSETVQDCVKGAEVQPEEVKRNDEKHETAAEDNSSLPTVIQGPKPVGSGSSIIVSPRQRSNPILKFVRSVPWEFGDVVPDYVLGQTTCALFLSLRYHNLNPNYIHDRLKQLGSTFTLRVLLVQVDVKDPHHALKELARICVMADCTLILAWSPEEAGRYLETYKSYEKKPADLLKEQVEKDYLSKVTDCLTTVKSINKTDAITLLSTFSSVEGIINASKEDLVLCPGLGPQKAKRLYDVLHKPFLKSRTNNS from the exons ATGAAGAAGAGGTTTCACATCGATCTGGACGATTCTGCTTTCACTAAAGAAAGAACACCG CTAAAGCCGCAGTTTCAGCCTTTATCCAAAGGACAACAAAACACAGCCGCTCCAGCTACGTCTGCCACAGAGTCAGTTACAAAATCATCTGTGCAGCCCATCTCCTATGCAGATTACATTGTCCAGAGTAAAACTACAACAGCTGCTGCTCCACAGGGAGATGCTCCCTCTAAACTGGTCAGGGCTGAGGGAGCTGGAATCAGCAGTCTGCAGTCTGTGTCGTCCCTCACTGGGGGCTCTGAAACTGTTCAAGACTGTGTCAAAGGGGCTGAAGTTCAGCCCGAGGAGGTGAAAAGGAATGATGAAAAACACGAGACTGCTGCTGAGGATAACAGCAGTCTTCCTACTGTCATCCAGGGTCCCAAACCAGTGGGATCTGGGAGCAGCATTATTGTCAGTCCTCGACAG aggAGTAATCCCATTCTAAAGTTTGTGAGGAGCGTGCCCTGGGAGTTTGGAGATGTTGTTCCTGATTACGTCTTGGGACAGACAACTTGTGCTCTTTTCCTCAG CCTGAGGTATCACAACCTAAATCCAAACTATATCCATGACCGTTTAAAGCAGCTTGGAAGTACATTCACCTTACGTGTGTTGCTGGTTCAAGTTGATGTG AAAGATCCTCATCACGCTTTAAAGGAACTGGCTCGCATCTGTGTTATGGCCGACTGCACTCTTATCTTGGCTTGGAG TCCAGAAGAAGCAGGACGTTACCTTGAAACATACAAGTCATATGAGAAGAAGCCAGCGGATCTTCTGAAGGAGCAAGTTGAAAAAGACTACCTGTCAAAg gTTACAGATTGCCTGACGACTGTGAAGTctataaacaaaacagatgcCATAACCTTGCTATCCACTTTTTCT TCTGTAGAGGGAATCATCAATGCCTCTAAAGAAGACTTGGTTCTCTGTCCGGGCCTCGGACCACAAAAG GCAAAACGTCTTTATGATGTCCTGCATAAGCCTTTTCTGAAGTCAAGAACAAACAACAGCTGA